A single region of the Parasphingorhabdus litoris DSM 22379 genome encodes:
- the rpoZ gene encoding DNA-directed RNA polymerase subunit omega, translating into MARVTVEDCVDKVTNRFDLVLFAAQRAREISGGAELTIDRDRDKNPVVSLREIAEETIKPDDLEESLVQSLQKVQIDDDDTPDEIGSISQSAEALRLTAAAPPRSAGVSNDYGRR; encoded by the coding sequence ATGGCTCGCGTTACCGTTGAAGATTGCGTTGATAAAGTCACCAATCGGTTTGATTTGGTCCTATTTGCAGCGCAGCGTGCACGTGAGATTTCTGGTGGTGCTGAACTGACCATTGATCGTGATCGCGATAAAAATCCCGTTGTTTCGCTGCGTGAGATCGCTGAGGAAACGATCAAACCCGATGATCTCGAAGAAAGCCTCGTTCAATCGTTGCAAAAAGTGCAGATTGACGACGATGATACGCCAGATGAAATCGGTTCGATCAGCCAGTCTGCCGAAGCGCTTCGTTTGACGGCTGCAGCACCGCCACGCAGCGCGGGCGTGTCAAATGACTATGGACGGCGTTAA
- a CDS encoding sterol desaturase family protein, whose translation MSSLDQYEAMIRLSAFAGIFLIMAILEIAIPRRKRVLAKGIRWFTNISLVIVDTLALRLIMPILAVGMADYAAGRGWGMLALVDLPLWIEIIIAFLLLDMLIYAQHIAFHKIPFLWRFHKVHHADRDLDVTSGARFHPVEAVISMAYKLLCITLIGPAAFAVFLFEVVLNAASMFNHANVRLPLGLDRAVRLFIVTPDMHRVHHSVIERETNSNYSFFLTLWDRMFGTYIAQPEKGHDDMIIGLSEYQDDKPANLIWSLIIPFVRNRHAQIKTGGHSEEERRPVFKSD comes from the coding sequence ATGTCCTCTCTCGATCAATATGAAGCAATGATCAGGCTTAGCGCCTTTGCCGGCATATTCCTGATCATGGCGATCCTGGAAATCGCCATTCCACGCAGAAAGCGAGTGCTAGCGAAGGGTATTCGCTGGTTCACGAATATATCCCTCGTGATTGTCGATACACTGGCCTTGCGCCTGATAATGCCGATATTGGCTGTGGGCATGGCCGACTATGCCGCAGGGCGTGGCTGGGGTATGCTGGCTCTGGTCGACCTGCCCCTCTGGATCGAAATCATCATCGCATTCCTGCTGCTCGACATGCTAATCTATGCCCAGCATATCGCCTTTCACAAAATCCCGTTCCTGTGGCGATTTCACAAGGTTCACCATGCCGACCGCGACCTTGATGTTACCAGCGGCGCACGTTTTCATCCCGTAGAGGCGGTCATCTCCATGGCTTACAAACTGCTTTGTATTACCCTTATCGGTCCAGCTGCATTTGCCGTGTTCCTGTTTGAAGTCGTGCTCAATGCCGCGTCCATGTTCAATCATGCCAATGTACGTCTACCACTAGGATTGGACAGGGCGGTGCGTTTATTCATCGTAACACCAGATATGCACCGGGTACATCATTCGGTCATCGAGCGGGAAACCAACAGCAACTATAGTTTCTTCCTCACCCTTTGGGATCGGATGTTCGGGACCTATATCGCGCAGCCGGAAAAAGGGCATGATGACATGATCATAGGCCTTTCCGAATATCAGGACGACAAGCCAGCCAATCTGATTTGGAGCTTGATCATACCCTTCGTCCGAAACAGGCACGCTCAAATAAAAACAGGCGGCCACTCCGAAGAAGAGCGCCGCCCGGTTTTTAAATCAGACTAG
- the ftsH gene encoding ATP-dependent zinc metalloprotease FtsH: MNDEQDPKENPWMKSMLIWAGVIVALLLTVSMFGAGAGADSGEAISYSSFRAKVSEGSVEKVAIAPDKITGELTNGDKFSTTPVGNDPSLVKLLDEKGVEYSGQAEESPSIWQYLLIQSLPFLLILGIAFFVLRQMQKGSGSGAMGFGKSKAKMLTEKQGKVTFEDVAGIDEAREELEEIVEFLKNPSRFSKLGGQIPKGALLVGSPGTGKTLLARAIAGEAGVPFFTISGSDFVEMFVGVGASRVRDMFEQAKKSAPCIVFIDEIDAVGRHRGAGLGNGNDEREQTLNQLLVEMDGFEANEGIIIIAATNRPDVLDPALLRPGRFDRQVVVPRPDIEGREKILEVHMKKVPLAPDVNARTIARGTPGFSGADLANLVNEAALMAARRGKRLVAMDEFETAKDKVMMGTERKSMVMTEDEKKMTAYHEAGHAIVAVHEPASDPIHKATIIPRGRALGMVMRLPERDSYSYHRDKMHANMAVSMGGRVAEEIIFGYDKVSSGASGDIQYATKLARDMVTQWGMSDEMGPLQYEEEQGETFLGYSQSQRVHMSDETAKKIDSEIRGIVDAGYDRAKEVLTKHEDQLHLLANALLEYETLSGDEIDSLVENGKFERPDGDVVKPSSIPTIGTSIPKAGKKRKGPFGDPKPQGA, translated from the coding sequence ATGAATGACGAACAGGATCCCAAGGAAAATCCGTGGATGAAAAGCATGCTCATCTGGGCAGGCGTAATCGTCGCCTTGCTGCTCACTGTTTCCATGTTTGGTGCCGGCGCCGGAGCAGATTCCGGTGAAGCGATTAGCTATTCTTCCTTCCGCGCCAAAGTTTCTGAAGGCAGCGTCGAAAAAGTTGCTATTGCACCGGACAAGATCACAGGCGAACTGACCAATGGTGATAAATTTTCGACCACCCCGGTCGGCAATGATCCTAGCCTTGTCAAACTGCTCGATGAAAAGGGCGTTGAATATAGCGGTCAGGCAGAAGAAAGCCCTAGCATCTGGCAATATCTGCTGATCCAGTCGCTACCTTTCCTGCTCATTCTCGGCATTGCGTTTTTCGTGTTGCGCCAGATGCAAAAAGGCAGCGGATCGGGTGCCATGGGCTTTGGCAAATCCAAGGCTAAAATGCTGACGGAAAAACAAGGCAAGGTTACGTTTGAAGACGTTGCCGGCATTGACGAAGCGCGCGAAGAGCTCGAAGAAATTGTTGAATTTCTGAAAAATCCCAGCCGCTTTTCCAAGCTTGGCGGACAAATTCCGAAAGGCGCCTTGCTCGTCGGCTCACCAGGTACCGGTAAAACCTTGTTGGCTCGTGCCATTGCAGGCGAAGCGGGCGTACCGTTTTTCACCATCTCTGGCTCCGACTTTGTTGAAATGTTTGTCGGTGTGGGCGCCAGCCGCGTTCGCGACATGTTTGAACAGGCAAAGAAGAGCGCACCTTGTATCGTCTTCATTGACGAGATTGATGCTGTCGGTCGCCACCGTGGTGCTGGCCTTGGCAATGGTAATGACGAGCGCGAGCAGACTTTGAACCAGCTTTTGGTCGAGATGGATGGTTTTGAGGCCAATGAAGGTATCATCATCATCGCTGCCACCAACCGTCCTGACGTTCTTGACCCTGCGCTGCTGCGCCCGGGCCGCTTTGACCGTCAGGTTGTGGTTCCGCGTCCTGATATTGAAGGCCGTGAGAAGATCCTCGAAGTGCATATGAAGAAAGTGCCTTTGGCCCCCGACGTGAATGCGCGCACCATTGCCCGCGGTACACCGGGCTTCTCTGGTGCTGATCTTGCAAACCTCGTCAACGAAGCCGCCTTGATGGCTGCCCGTCGCGGCAAACGTCTTGTCGCCATGGACGAGTTTGAGACCGCCAAAGATAAGGTCATGATGGGCACTGAGCGCAAATCCATGGTGATGACCGAAGACGAAAAGAAAATGACCGCTTATCATGAAGCCGGTCACGCGATTGTTGCGGTACATGAGCCTGCATCTGACCCTATCCACAAGGCTACTATCATCCCACGCGGTCGTGCGCTCGGCATGGTCATGCGCCTGCCGGAACGGGACAGCTACAGCTATCACCGTGACAAGATGCATGCGAATATGGCTGTATCCATGGGTGGCCGTGTCGCAGAAGAAATCATCTTCGGCTATGACAAGGTATCATCTGGTGCTTCAGGCGACATCCAATATGCGACCAAGCTGGCCCGTGACATGGTCACACAATGGGGCATGTCGGATGAAATGGGGCCGCTGCAATATGAAGAAGAGCAAGGCGAAACTTTCCTCGGCTATTCGCAGTCCCAGCGTGTCCACATGTCGGATGAGACTGCCAAGAAAATCGACAGCGAAATTCGCGGCATTGTTGATGCCGGTTATGACCGAGCGAAAGAGGTTCTCACCAAGCATGAAGATCAGCTGCACCTGCTGGCCAACGCATTGCTGGAATATGAAACCCTATCCGGCGATGAAATTGATTCGCTTGTAGAAAATGGAAAATTCGAACGCCCTGACGGCGACGTGGTGAAACCATCGTCCATCCCGACCATTGGGACATCGATTCCCAAAGCGGGCAAGAAACGGAAAGGGCCATTTGGCGATCCCAAACCACAAGGCGCCTAA
- the tilS gene encoding tRNA lysidine(34) synthetase TilS translates to MTDRALIDRFHKAVIALVPEFENSNEILGLAVSGGPDSLALLLLAHESFPGRIAAASVDHELRPEAHDECEYVASLCAKRDIPHRILKPSTPIRGSIQAEARKMRYSLLNSWMENQHIAWLATAHHADDQLETLVMRILRGSGIDGMSAIRAKRGHIIRPLLPFSKDMLVQFITAQGVEPIDDPSNKDQSFDRVRVRQALSQLSGFDAGLASQSAAALDDARTAIHWMVDELSAAHIEATDAGCQLNKHDFPHEIIRRLLLKCLHICDPALSPRGSQLEPLIKGLKHGETLTIGNILCKGGLTWTFSPAPKRNNR, encoded by the coding sequence ATGACGGACCGTGCGCTTATTGACCGATTTCATAAAGCGGTCATCGCGCTTGTCCCAGAGTTTGAAAACAGCAATGAAATATTGGGACTGGCTGTCTCCGGCGGACCAGATAGCCTCGCGTTACTGTTACTGGCGCATGAGAGCTTCCCGGGCCGGATCGCTGCAGCAAGCGTCGATCATGAATTACGTCCCGAAGCCCACGATGAATGCGAGTATGTCGCAAGCCTATGTGCGAAAAGAGATATTCCGCACAGGATTTTAAAACCCTCCACACCTATTCGCGGAAGCATCCAGGCCGAAGCACGCAAGATGCGCTATTCGCTTCTGAATAGCTGGATGGAGAATCAGCATATAGCCTGGCTGGCCACCGCACATCATGCCGATGATCAACTCGAAACACTGGTCATGCGAATATTACGGGGCAGCGGCATAGATGGTATGTCTGCCATCCGCGCAAAACGTGGTCATATCATTCGCCCCTTGCTGCCTTTCTCAAAGGACATGTTGGTCCAGTTCATAACCGCTCAGGGCGTTGAACCGATCGATGATCCATCGAACAAGGATCAGAGCTTTGACCGCGTCAGAGTTCGGCAAGCATTATCGCAATTGTCAGGCTTTGACGCAGGACTTGCCAGTCAAAGCGCTGCGGCATTGGATGATGCGCGCACGGCAATCCATTGGATGGTGGACGAGTTGTCGGCCGCCCATATCGAAGCTACCGACGCCGGTTGCCAGCTCAACAAACATGATTTTCCGCATGAAATTATCCGCCGGCTTTTGCTCAAATGTCTGCATATTTGCGACCCGGCGCTCTCCCCGCGTGGAAGCCAATTGGAGCCACTAATCAAGGGTCTAAAGCATGGGGAGACCCTGACTATCGGCAATATCTTGTGCAAAGGCGGATTAACCTGGACCTTCTCCCCTGCACCAAAACGAAACAATCGCTAA